The Lentzea guizhouensis genome contains a region encoding:
- a CDS encoding LVIVD repeat-containing protein: MTSRATARRRRAPLAVLGALALTLSTLTAPAYAEPDLPADGKGLTEAQLEAQAEAVSGLPGVDEISRSRNMVPVAHLDKQAPLSSTQTDIAFQDNYAFVGNYDGFVIYDIRNPKKPTIKSQVLCPGSQNDISVYGNLLFLSTDSSRSDNSCSSVSQPATEKSSWEGIKVFDISNKSAPRYVAAVETACGSHTHTMVPSKNKKDVYLYVSSYSPNAAFPDCQPPHDLISIVKVPVRNPGAASLLKASVVFPDGANPGRSGTIETGYTSATSGCHDITVYPQLDLAAGACMGDGVLWDISDRENLKEIHRVQDDAHFAFWHSATFNNSGTKVVFTDELGGGGAATCNEKIGPNRGANGIYDIVGKGKDRKLVFKSYYKIPRMQGDTENCVAHNGSLIPVPGKDIMVQSWYQGGISVWDFTNSSKPREIGFFERGPMPNGGGGGTWSTYWYNGYIYSSEMGRGFDVVDMRDPRTFVAKLFRTDEFNAQTQGNFYRG; the protein is encoded by the coding sequence GTGACTTCACGCGCAACGGCCCGGCGGCGCAGAGCGCCGTTGGCGGTTCTGGGGGCGCTCGCGCTGACGCTGTCAACGCTGACCGCGCCCGCGTACGCCGAGCCCGACCTGCCCGCGGACGGCAAGGGCCTGACCGAGGCTCAGCTCGAAGCGCAGGCGGAAGCGGTCAGCGGTCTCCCCGGTGTCGACGAGATCTCGCGCAGCCGCAACATGGTCCCGGTCGCCCACCTGGACAAGCAGGCTCCGCTCAGCTCGACGCAGACCGACATCGCGTTCCAGGACAACTACGCGTTCGTCGGCAACTACGACGGCTTCGTCATCTACGACATCCGCAACCCGAAGAAGCCGACGATCAAGAGCCAGGTGCTCTGCCCCGGCTCGCAGAACGACATCTCGGTGTACGGGAACCTGCTGTTCCTGTCGACCGACTCGTCGCGCAGCGACAACTCCTGCAGCAGCGTCTCCCAGCCGGCGACGGAGAAGTCGTCGTGGGAGGGCATCAAGGTCTTCGACATCAGCAACAAGAGCGCGCCGCGCTACGTCGCCGCCGTCGAGACCGCGTGTGGTTCGCACACCCACACGATGGTGCCGAGCAAGAACAAGAAGGACGTGTACCTCTACGTCTCGTCCTACTCGCCCAACGCCGCGTTCCCGGACTGCCAGCCGCCGCACGACCTCATCTCGATCGTGAAGGTGCCGGTCCGCAACCCGGGAGCGGCCTCGCTGCTCAAGGCGTCCGTGGTGTTCCCGGACGGCGCCAACCCCGGCCGTTCCGGCACCATCGAGACCGGCTACACCTCGGCCACCAGCGGTTGCCACGACATCACCGTCTACCCGCAGCTCGACCTCGCGGCCGGCGCGTGCATGGGTGACGGCGTGCTGTGGGACATCTCCGACCGGGAGAACCTGAAGGAGATCCACCGGGTCCAGGACGACGCGCACTTCGCGTTCTGGCACTCGGCCACCTTCAACAACAGCGGCACCAAGGTCGTCTTCACCGACGAGCTCGGTGGCGGTGGCGCCGCGACCTGCAACGAGAAGATCGGCCCGAACCGCGGTGCCAACGGCATCTACGACATCGTGGGCAAGGGCAAGGACCGCAAGCTGGTCTTCAAGTCCTACTACAAGATCCCGCGCATGCAGGGCGACACGGAGAACTGCGTCGCGCACAACGGGTCGCTGATCCCGGTGCCCGGCAAGGACATCATGGTGCAGTCCTGGTACCAGGGCGGCATCTCGGTGTGGGACTTCACCAACTCGAGCAAGCCGCGTGAGATCGGCTTCTTCGAGCGCGGCCCGATGCCGAACGGCGGGGGCGGCGGTACGTGGTCCACGTACTGGTACAACGGCTACATCTACTCCTCGGAGATGGGCCGCGGCTTCGACGTCGTCGACATGCGCGACCCGCGCACGTTCGTGGCGAAGCTGTTCCGCACGGACGAGTTCAACGCGCAGACCCAGGGCAACTTCTACCGCGGCTAG
- a CDS encoding TetR/AcrR family transcriptional regulator, which yields MPRISADTVAEHRANRLRALLDAGRDIVASEGAEALTLASLARRVGLSRPSLYEYFRSREELVAAIVSDALPEWADKLDDAVNNADTVPEKIEAYVRAELAIITDGSHGAVVALSAHTLPDASREQIRAEHERLLAPLVAVFKTAGVQRAQLRAMLVHAMVEASSRMITPGRTEHNEAVIQTLLDQAVHGLHQPLS from the coding sequence GTGCCGAGGATCAGCGCCGACACCGTTGCCGAGCACCGCGCCAACCGGTTGCGCGCCCTGCTGGACGCGGGGCGCGACATCGTGGCGTCCGAGGGGGCGGAGGCGCTGACGCTCGCGTCGCTCGCGAGGCGGGTGGGGTTGTCCCGGCCGAGCCTCTACGAGTACTTCCGCTCGCGGGAGGAGCTGGTCGCGGCGATCGTGTCCGACGCCTTGCCCGAATGGGCGGACAAGCTGGACGACGCGGTCAACAACGCGGACACGGTGCCCGAGAAGATCGAGGCGTACGTGCGGGCCGAGCTCGCGATCATCACCGACGGCAGCCACGGCGCGGTCGTCGCGTTGTCGGCGCACACGCTGCCGGACGCCTCGCGCGAGCAGATCAGGGCCGAGCACGAACGGCTGCTGGCGCCGCTCGTGGCGGTGTTCAAGACCGCGGGGGTGCAGCGCGCGCAGCTGCGGGCGATGCTCGTGCACGCCATGGTCGAGGCCTCGTCGCGCATGATCACGCCGGGGCGGACCGAGCACAACGAGGCCGTCATCCAGACCTTGCTCGACCAGGCGGTGCACGGGCTGCACCAGCCGCTCAGCTGA
- a CDS encoding SDR family NAD(P)-dependent oxidoreductase: MIETEFGFSSTAAEVVEGIDLTGKRIVITGAASGIGVETARALAGSGAEVTLAVRDVAAGEEVAAEIGAAGVARLDLTDLASVEEFARNWSGPLHVLINNAGVMACPERHTEQGWEWQFATNHLGHFALATGLHGALRAAGNARVVSVTSRGHMLSPVVFDDVHYAFRRYEPWGAYGQSKTANVLFAVEATRRWAADGITANAVMPGVIFTNLQRHIEPGEVDPAILKTTQQGAATSVFVATSPLLEGIGGRYFDDCNETRVVDHRDETPPMRGVARFALDPDAAARLWTYSETLLAKA; the protein is encoded by the coding sequence GTGATCGAAACAGAGTTCGGGTTCAGCAGCACCGCCGCCGAGGTCGTCGAGGGGATCGACCTGACCGGCAAGCGGATCGTCATCACCGGCGCGGCCTCCGGCATCGGCGTGGAGACCGCCCGCGCGCTGGCCGGCTCGGGCGCCGAGGTCACCCTCGCCGTCCGGGACGTCGCCGCCGGAGAGGAGGTCGCCGCGGAGATCGGCGCGGCCGGGGTCGCACGGCTCGACCTGACCGACCTGGCGTCCGTCGAGGAGTTCGCGAGGAACTGGTCCGGCCCGTTGCACGTCCTGATCAACAACGCGGGCGTCATGGCGTGCCCGGAGCGGCACACCGAGCAGGGCTGGGAGTGGCAGTTCGCCACCAACCACCTCGGCCACTTCGCGCTGGCCACCGGCCTGCACGGCGCCCTGCGCGCCGCCGGGAACGCCCGCGTCGTGTCCGTCACCTCCCGTGGCCACATGCTCTCGCCCGTGGTGTTCGACGACGTCCACTACGCGTTCCGCCGTTACGAGCCGTGGGGCGCCTACGGCCAGAGCAAGACCGCCAACGTCCTGTTCGCGGTCGAGGCGACGCGCCGATGGGCGGCGGACGGCATCACCGCGAACGCCGTCATGCCCGGCGTGATCTTCACCAATCTCCAGCGCCACATCGAACCGGGCGAGGTCGACCCGGCGATCCTCAAGACGACGCAGCAGGGCGCCGCGACGTCGGTGTTCGTTGCCACGTCACCGCTCCTGGAAGGCATCGGCGGCCGGTACTTCGACGACTGCAACGAGACGCGCGTCGTCGACCACCGCGACGAGACGCCACCGATGCGCGGTGTCGCCCGCTTCGCCCTCGACCCGGACGCCGCCGCCCGGCTGTGGACGTACTCCGAAACCCTGCTGGCGAAGGCATGA
- a CDS encoding DUF305 domain-containing protein — protein MRSGVVAIVAAFALLAGCTSEPEQAPIIAPDTPGGSAPTIALSDATGAIPPPPNDADRDYVSMMIAHHEQALAMTRFAPDRAENATVKGLADRIRYSQEPEIGAMKQWQRTNNIIGSHGDHGSMPGMATQDQLNALGAARGKDFDRMFLELMIKHHEGAIKMATDVRAAGTNVQVEEMADDVVATQSDEINRMKALLPTL, from the coding sequence ATGCGTTCTGGGGTCGTGGCGATCGTGGCGGCATTCGCCCTGCTGGCAGGCTGCACGTCGGAGCCGGAGCAGGCGCCGATCATCGCGCCGGACACTCCCGGCGGGTCGGCGCCGACCATCGCGCTGTCGGACGCGACCGGCGCCATCCCGCCGCCGCCCAACGACGCCGACCGCGACTACGTGTCGATGATGATCGCGCACCACGAGCAGGCGCTCGCGATGACCAGGTTCGCCCCCGACCGCGCGGAGAACGCGACGGTGAAGGGCCTGGCGGACCGCATCCGGTACAGCCAGGAGCCGGAGATCGGCGCCATGAAGCAGTGGCAGCGCACCAACAACATCATCGGCTCGCACGGCGACCACGGATCGATGCCCGGCATGGCGACCCAGGACCAGTTGAACGCGTTGGGTGCCGCGCGCGGCAAGGACTTCGACCGGATGTTCCTGGAGCTCATGATCAAGCACCACGAGGGTGCGATCAAGATGGCGACGGACGTGCGCGCGGCCGGCACCAACGTCCAGGTCGAGGAGATGGCGGACGACGTCGTCGCCACCCAGTCGGATGAGATCAACAGGATGAAGGCGCTGCTGCCGACCCTGTGA
- a CDS encoding antibiotic biosynthesis monooxygenase family protein, whose amino-acid sequence MFIATNRMFVNPDMSEEFERYFRGNMRTHLPGVPGLLRSTLLKPTRDDQPYVSVNEFETEDAFHAWVASDAFREAHKGHRTIARLVTGNEPERFTHAEDLVLPQQRVEA is encoded by the coding sequence ATGTTCATCGCGACCAACCGGATGTTCGTCAACCCGGACATGTCCGAGGAGTTCGAGCGCTACTTCCGCGGCAACATGCGCACCCACCTGCCCGGAGTCCCCGGCCTGCTGCGCAGCACGCTGCTCAAGCCGACGCGGGACGACCAGCCGTACGTCTCGGTCAACGAGTTCGAAACCGAGGACGCCTTCCACGCCTGGGTCGCCTCCGACGCGTTCCGCGAAGCGCACAAGGGCCACCGCACGATCGCACGCCTTGTGACGGGCAACGAGCCCGAGCGGTTCACGCACGCGGAGGACCTGGTGCTGCCGCAGCAGCGCGTCGAGGCCTAG
- a CDS encoding SDR family NAD(P)-dependent oxidoreductase, which produces MITLVTGATQGLGLALAEGLAQRLTPQDTVYLTGRDATRVAAAVEAVPAGGAQVRGEVLDMAGPVDRFARQVEERHGGIDVVFGNAVMRIGPDDEPRAIIDEYTEVNNFGTTRLLNAFAPVLNDNGRLIVVASSLGTLHHLAPVLHRRFTQPSSVDEVDAQITRWRDDVKAGRFGAWPAFINIPSKIGQVAAVRALAAQRRETDATRGVLIAAVCPGMINTPTSALWWDVSTAPTPAQAAGPLLDLALGPARPEHYGELVRAGEVLPFS; this is translated from the coding sequence ATGATCACCCTTGTGACCGGCGCCACCCAGGGCCTCGGCCTCGCGCTCGCCGAGGGCTTGGCGCAGCGCCTCACCCCGCAGGACACCGTCTACCTGACCGGCCGCGACGCCACGAGGGTCGCTGCCGCGGTCGAGGCCGTGCCCGCGGGCGGCGCCCAGGTCCGCGGCGAGGTGCTCGACATGGCGGGCCCGGTCGACCGGTTCGCCAGGCAGGTCGAGGAACGCCACGGCGGCATCGACGTCGTCTTCGGCAACGCCGTCATGCGCATCGGCCCCGACGACGAACCGCGCGCGATCATCGACGAGTACACCGAGGTCAACAACTTCGGCACCACCAGGCTGCTCAACGCCTTCGCGCCGGTGCTCAACGACAACGGCAGGCTCATCGTCGTCGCCAGCTCACTCGGCACCCTGCACCACCTCGCACCGGTGCTGCACAGGCGGTTCACCCAACCGTCCTCTGTGGACGAGGTCGACGCGCAGATCACCCGGTGGCGCGACGACGTGAAGGCAGGCCGGTTCGGCGCGTGGCCCGCGTTCATCAACATCCCGTCGAAGATCGGCCAGGTCGCCGCCGTCCGGGCACTGGCCGCTCAACGCCGGGAAACCGACGCCACCCGCGGGGTTCTCATCGCCGCCGTCTGCCCAGGGATGATCAACACGCCCACGTCCGCGCTGTGGTGGGACGTCAGCACCGCCCCCACCCCGGCCCAGGCCGCCGGACCGCTGCTGGACCTCGCTCTCGGACCGGCCAGGCCGGAGCACTACGGCGAGCTCGTCCGCGCCGGTGAGGTGCTGCCGTTCAGCTGA